TCCTGGCGCAGAAATATTTCCGCAAGGCCGGTATTCCGGCCCGGTTGAAGCGGGTGGCGGAAAAGGGCGTGCCCGAGTGGCTGCAGCGCCACGAGCCCGATGCCGAGGCGTTGAAGGCGGTGCCGGTCGAGCAGCGCACCAGCGGTGAGACCAGCGCCACCCAGGTGTTCGACCGTCTGGCCGGCACCTGGACCTATTGGGGCTGGAAGGGCGGCTATTTCTCGTCGGAAGACGACGCCCTGGCCTTCCGCGACGAAATGGCCTTCATGCTGGCCAACCAGATGGGCGCCCCCAACAGCCCGCAATGGTTCAACACCGGCCTGCACTGGGCGTACGGCATCGACGGCCCCAGCCAGGGCCATTATTACGTGGATCACAAGACCGGCAAGCTGACCCGGTCCAAGTCGTCCTATGAACATCCGCAGCCCCATGCCTGCTTCATCCAGTCCATCGAGGACGATCTGGTCAACGAAGGCGGCATCATGGATCTGTGGGTGCGTGAAGCCCGCCTGTTCAAGTACGGCTCGGGCACCGGCACCAATTTCTCCAAGCTCAGGGGCGAGGGCGAGCGTCTGTCCGGCGGCGGCAAGTCGTCGGGCCTGATGAGCTTCCTCAAGATCGGCGACCGTGCCGCCGGCGCCATCAAGTCGGGCGGCACCACCCGTCGCGCCGCCAAGATGGTGGTGGTCGACGTCGATCACCCGGATATCGAAGCCTTCATCAATTGGAAGGTGGTCGAGGAACAGAAGGTCGCCGCCCTGGTCGCCGGCTCCAAGCTGGCGCAAAAGCACCTGGGCGAGGTCATGGCCTCGATGCGGGAATGGGACGGCGCCGCCGACAGCGATGCCCGTTTCGATCCCAAGCTCAACAAGCGGCTGAAAAAGGCCATCATCGGCGCCCGTGGCGCCATGATCCCGGAAAACTACGTGCAGCGCATGATCCAGTTCGCCCGTCAGGGTTATCTGGATATCGAGTTCCCGGTGTTCAACACCGACTGGGATTCGGAAGCCTATCTGACCGTGTCGGGGCAGAATTCCAATAACACCGTGCGCGTTACCGACGCCTTCCTCAACGCCGTCATCGACGATCAGGATTGGGTGCTCAAGCATCGCAATTCCGACAAGGTGAAGAAGAACCTGAAGGCCCGCGATCTGTGGGAACGCATCGGCGAAGCCGCCTGGGCCTGCGCCGATCCGGGCATCCAGTTCGACACCACCATCAACGATTGGCATACCTGCCCGGAATCGGGTCGCATCAACGCCTCGAATCCGTGCTCGGAATACATGTTCCTGGACGACACCGCCTGTAATCTGGCGTCCTTGAACCTGCTGTCGTTCCGCCGTGCCGATGCCAGCTTCGACATCGAGGGCTTCCGCCACGCCTGCCGGCTGTGGACCATGGTGCTGGAAATCAGCGTGCTGATGGCGCAGTTCCCGTCCGAGAAGATCGCCCAACTGTCCTATGAATTCCGTACCCTCGGCCTGGGCTTCGCCAATATCGGCGGCCTGCTGATGGCCGACGGCATCCCCTATGACAGCCAGAAGGGGCGGGCGCTGACCGGCGCCATCACCGCCCTGATGACCGGCGAATCCTATGTCACCTCGGCGGAAATGGCGGCTGAACTGGGCGCTTTCCCCGGCTACGGCGCCAACTCGGCCCATATGCTGCGGGTGATCCGCAACCATCGCCGCGCCGCCTACGGCCTGACCTCGGGCTATGAAGGCCTGGACATCAGCCCGGTGCCGCTGGATGCCGACAATTGCCCGGATTCCTCCCTGGTCGCCGCCGCCCGGCTGGCCTGGGACAGCGCCCTGGCCATGGGGGAAAAGCACGGTTACCGCAACGCTCAGGCGACGGTGATCGCGCCCACCGGCACCATCGGTCTGGTGATGGATTGCGACACCACCGGCATCGAGCCCGACTTCGCCCTGGTCAAGTTCAAGAAGCTGGCCGGCGGCGGCTATTTCAAGATCATCAACCGCATGGTGCCCGAGGCGCTGCGTTCTTTGGGCTATGCCGAAAGCGACGTGGCCGAGATCATCCGCTATGCCGTCGGCCATGCCACGCTGCGTGATGCGCCGGGCATCAACCACAACAAGCTGCGGGCGAAGGGCTTCACCGACGAGGTGCTGGAGAAAGTCGAGCAATCGCTGGAAGCGGCCTTCGACATCAAGTTCGTCTTCAACAAGTACACGCTGGGGGCGGAATTCTGCACGGATGTGCTGAAGATTCCGGCGGCCAAGCTGGACGACCTGTCCTTCGATCTGCTGGCCCATCTGGGCTTCAGCAAGGCGGACATCGACGCCGCCAACACCTATTGCACCGGCGCCATGACCCTGGAAGGCGCGCCCTTCCTCAAGGCCGAGCACTTGGCCGTGTTCGATTGCGCCAGCCCCTGCGGCAAGATCGGCAAGCGCTTCCTGTCGGCGGAAAGCCACATCCACATGATGGCGGCGGCGCAGCCGTTCATCTCGGGCGCCATTTCCAAGACCATCAACATGCCCAACTCGGCCAGCGTCGAGGATTGCAAGGACGCCTACATGCTGTCGTGGCGCCTGGGCCTGAAGGCCAATGCGCTCTATCGCGACGGTTCCAAGCTGAGCCAGCCGTTGCAGGCGGCTTTGCTGGACGATGCCGGCGCCTTGGAAGAGGAAGTCACCGCTGCGCCGCTGGCGGCACGGGCGGAAATCGTCGCCGA
This is a stretch of genomic DNA from Magnetospirillum gryphiswaldense MSR-1 v2. It encodes these proteins:
- a CDS encoding vitamin B12-dependent ribonucleotide reductase: MRVQRHFTKSGSSAYAGIDFRKATSEIRNPDGSVVFQAKDIDVPAGWSQVACDVLAQKYFRKAGIPARLKRVAEKGVPEWLQRHEPDAEALKAVPVEQRTSGETSATQVFDRLAGTWTYWGWKGGYFSSEDDALAFRDEMAFMLANQMGAPNSPQWFNTGLHWAYGIDGPSQGHYYVDHKTGKLTRSKSSYEHPQPHACFIQSIEDDLVNEGGIMDLWVREARLFKYGSGTGTNFSKLRGEGERLSGGGKSSGLMSFLKIGDRAAGAIKSGGTTRRAAKMVVVDVDHPDIEAFINWKVVEEQKVAALVAGSKLAQKHLGEVMASMREWDGAADSDARFDPKLNKRLKKAIIGARGAMIPENYVQRMIQFARQGYLDIEFPVFNTDWDSEAYLTVSGQNSNNTVRVTDAFLNAVIDDQDWVLKHRNSDKVKKNLKARDLWERIGEAAWACADPGIQFDTTINDWHTCPESGRINASNPCSEYMFLDDTACNLASLNLLSFRRADASFDIEGFRHACRLWTMVLEISVLMAQFPSEKIAQLSYEFRTLGLGFANIGGLLMADGIPYDSQKGRALTGAITALMTGESYVTSAEMAAELGAFPGYGANSAHMLRVIRNHRRAAYGLTSGYEGLDISPVPLDADNCPDSSLVAAARLAWDSALAMGEKHGYRNAQATVIAPTGTIGLVMDCDTTGIEPDFALVKFKKLAGGGYFKIINRMVPEALRSLGYAESDVAEIIRYAVGHATLRDAPGINHNKLRAKGFTDEVLEKVEQSLEAAFDIKFVFNKYTLGAEFCTDVLKIPAAKLDDLSFDLLAHLGFSKADIDAANTYCTGAMTLEGAPFLKAEHLAVFDCASPCGKIGKRFLSAESHIHMMAAAQPFISGAISKTINMPNSASVEDCKDAYMLSWRLGLKANALYRDGSKLSQPLQAALLDDAGALEEEVTAAPLAARAEIVAERIVERIAAARRKLPDRRKGYTQKAMVGGHKVYLRTGEYEDGKVGEIFIDMHKEGAAFRAMMNNFAIAISIGLQYGVPLEEFVEAFTFTRFEPQGMVEGNETIKMATSILDYIFRELAISYLSRNDLAHVEPADLTPDTVGRGNVEGQLEKAAAVVERVTSRGYVRSKFLVVSGGASAASLSADISGATMSTTSQVALSVDPETAIQQFDARAEEIRKARMKGYEGDACPECGNFTLVRNGTCLKCDTCGGTTGCS